The proteins below are encoded in one region of Segatella copri:
- the mreC gene encoding rod shape-determining protein MreC, protein MRNLLEFLAKYNHWFVFLILEVVSMVLLFQYNSYQGSAWFSSANAVTGKLYEWDANVETFFSLTKVNQELTQRNAYLEQEVQKLSDSLVCVTKDSSIYHRDQFALLRNYRLIPAKVVANSIDKPGNLMTIDKGSADGIHKDMGVISGTGVVGIVYLVAEHYAIVIPVLNTKSNISCMIQNRGYFGYLRWKGGVSDLAYLEEVPRHAHFKLGDYVVTSGYSAVFPPGVRVGRILHVFNSADGLSYRVQLRLSTDFARLRDVCVIDDAAMKERLEIMRAAQDSIATNGDNNQ, encoded by the coding sequence ATGCGCAACCTTTTAGAGTTTTTAGCGAAATACAACCATTGGTTTGTCTTCCTGATTCTTGAGGTGGTGAGTATGGTGCTGTTGTTTCAGTATAACAGCTATCAGGGCAGTGCCTGGTTCTCCTCGGCTAATGCCGTAACGGGTAAGTTGTATGAATGGGATGCGAATGTAGAAACATTCTTCTCACTTACCAAGGTGAACCAGGAACTGACACAGCGCAATGCGTATCTCGAACAGGAGGTGCAGAAACTTTCCGACAGTCTCGTGTGCGTGACCAAGGATAGCAGCATCTACCATCGTGACCAGTTTGCATTGCTGAGAAACTATCGTCTGATTCCGGCTAAGGTGGTGGCGAATAGTATCGATAAACCCGGCAACCTGATGACAATTGACAAGGGTAGCGCGGATGGCATCCACAAGGATATGGGTGTAATCAGCGGTACGGGTGTTGTGGGTATCGTGTATCTGGTGGCAGAACATTACGCTATCGTGATTCCGGTATTGAACACGAAGTCGAACATCAGTTGTATGATTCAGAATAGAGGCTATTTTGGCTATCTGCGCTGGAAGGGTGGTGTGTCTGACCTTGCCTATCTGGAAGAGGTGCCACGTCATGCTCACTTTAAATTGGGTGACTATGTGGTAACGAGTGGCTATTCTGCAGTATTCCCTCCTGGAGTGAGAGTAGGCAGGATATTGCACGTGTTCAACTCCGCCGATGGATTGTCGTATCGCGTACAACTTCGCCTCTCTACCGATTTTGCCCGTCTGCGTGATGTATGTGTAATTGATGATGCCGCCATGAAAGAGCGGTTGGAGATTATGCGTGCAGCACAGGATAGCATCGCAACAAATGGAGACAATAATCAATAA
- a CDS encoding methylenetetrahydrofolate reductase, with the protein MNIADFLHQQGDKRGFSFEVLPPLKGNGTAALFRTIDALSEFGPRFINITTHHSEYVYKELENGLLTRQRVRRRPGTVAIAGAIQNKYDIPVIPHIICSGATKEDIEYELLDLQFLGISNILVLRGDKAKEDRQFTPTENGHAHATDLLKQVNQFNDGFFFDGTPIKHPGDKFCCGVACYPEKHEEAPNLEMDMQHLLEKQQLGAAYAVTQLFYDNEKFYAFVEKARQIGVTIPIIPAIKPFAKLSQLTVVPKTFHCDIPEELAQEVLKCKTDDDAKQLGIEWTTAQVQDLFEHGYNNVHFFTVSAVDSVKQIAKILF; encoded by the coding sequence ATGAACATAGCAGATTTTCTACATCAGCAGGGCGATAAGCGAGGCTTTTCGTTCGAGGTTTTACCTCCGCTGAAAGGTAACGGAACAGCAGCACTCTTCCGTACCATCGATGCGCTGAGCGAGTTTGGCCCTCGCTTTATCAACATCACTACGCACCATAGCGAGTATGTATACAAGGAACTGGAAAACGGTCTCCTCACTCGCCAGCGTGTGCGCCGCCGCCCGGGCACCGTTGCCATCGCAGGCGCTATACAGAACAAGTACGACATACCTGTCATCCCTCATATTATCTGCAGCGGTGCTACGAAGGAAGACATCGAGTACGAACTGCTCGACCTCCAGTTTCTGGGCATCAGCAACATTCTCGTTCTGCGAGGAGACAAGGCGAAAGAAGACCGGCAGTTTACACCAACCGAGAACGGTCATGCCCATGCCACCGACCTCCTGAAGCAGGTGAATCAGTTTAATGACGGTTTCTTCTTTGATGGCACACCCATCAAGCACCCGGGCGACAAGTTCTGCTGCGGTGTAGCCTGCTATCCGGAGAAGCATGAAGAGGCGCCAAACCTCGAAATGGATATGCAGCATCTCCTGGAGAAACAACAGTTGGGCGCAGCGTATGCCGTTACCCAGCTCTTCTACGACAACGAGAAGTTCTATGCTTTCGTTGAAAAGGCTCGGCAGATAGGTGTAACCATTCCTATCATTCCTGCCATCAAGCCTTTTGCCAAGTTGAGCCAGCTCACTGTAGTGCCGAAAACCTTCCACTGCGATATTCCTGAAGAACTCGCACAGGAGGTATTGAAATGTAAAACTGACGATGATGCCAAGCAGCTCGGTATCGAGTGGACTACCGCTCAGGTGCAAGATCTCTTCGAACATGGTTACAACAATGTTCACTTCTTCACCGTATCGGCTGTAGACAGCGTCAAGCAAATAGCAAAAATTCTGTTTTAA
- a CDS encoding ATP-binding protein → MQRNEVIGQQEVWNRLMEMVQENRLPHALMFCGPQGCGKLAMALAFASYLLGDSPMLRKWEHPDLHFTFPTIKTANMGSEHKPVSLDFIKEWRELLLSKGPYIQISDWMLKMGKTDADYNKQAIITAEETDAISHELMMMSSQGGYKISLIWLPERMNIQSANKILKLLEEPPRQTLFLLVSENPELLLETIRSRTQRIDFRKIETAEMEKALTERRALEPDMAHRIARIANGNWNLALEELDAGNENRQHLDMFIMLMRLAYMRKIGDLKKWTDVIATFGREKQKRMLDYFMHMLRESFMYNFRNPELSYMTQDEENFAKNFARFINEANIIDISNLFEDSKRMISQNANAKIVFFDMALKIIVLLLRK, encoded by the coding sequence ATGCAAAGAAATGAAGTTATAGGTCAGCAAGAAGTATGGAACCGTCTCATGGAGATGGTTCAGGAGAACCGTTTGCCCCATGCGCTGATGTTCTGCGGCCCGCAGGGCTGCGGCAAACTGGCGATGGCACTGGCTTTTGCCAGCTATCTGCTGGGCGATTCACCGATGCTCAGGAAATGGGAACATCCGGACCTCCACTTCACCTTTCCTACCATCAAGACCGCCAATATGGGCAGCGAACACAAACCGGTGAGCCTCGACTTCATCAAGGAATGGAGAGAGCTGCTGCTTTCTAAAGGTCCCTACATCCAGATTAGCGACTGGATGCTGAAGATGGGCAAGACGGATGCCGACTATAACAAACAGGCTATCATCACTGCCGAAGAAACCGATGCCATCTCTCACGAACTGATGATGATGTCGAGTCAGGGCGGATATAAGATAAGTCTGATATGGCTCCCGGAACGTATGAACATACAGAGTGCCAACAAGATACTGAAACTGCTGGAGGAACCGCCACGCCAGACGCTATTCCTGCTGGTAAGCGAGAATCCGGAACTGCTGCTCGAAACCATCAGAAGCCGTACGCAGCGTATCGACTTCAGGAAGATAGAAACCGCTGAGATGGAAAAAGCACTGACGGAACGGAGAGCGCTGGAGCCAGACATGGCACACCGCATAGCCCGTATCGCCAACGGCAACTGGAACCTCGCACTCGAAGAACTGGATGCAGGAAACGAAAACCGGCAGCATCTCGACATGTTTATCATGCTGATGCGACTGGCTTACATGCGCAAGATAGGTGACCTAAAGAAATGGACCGATGTGATAGCCACCTTCGGAAGAGAAAAGCAGAAACGCATGCTCGACTACTTCATGCACATGCTCAGAGAAAGTTTCATGTACAACTTCCGGAATCCGGAACTGAGCTACATGACGCAGGATGAGGAGAACTTTGCCAAGAACTTTGCCCGCTTCATCAACGAGGCAAACATCATTGACATCTCCAACCTCTTCGAAGACAGCAAGCGCATGATTTCGCAAAATGCCAATGCCAAAATCGTTTTCTTCGATATGGCGCTCAAAATCATCGTCCTCCTGCTTAGGAAGTGA
- the rodA gene encoding rod shape-determining protein RodA: protein MIDNKQPSVLASLDWWTIGIYLALLIFGWVSVCGASYNYGDNEIFSLGARSGMQIIWIGTSIALGLVILLLDDRFYDTFSYVIYGVLILLLFATIFNPHSIKGSHSWLVLGPLRLQPAEFGKFATALAVAKFMSSYGFSMQNLKHFMAAVGIIVLPMLCIVGQRETGSALVYLSFFLMLYREGMPGAILFTGVSMVAYFVVGVKYENVMMWDTYTSVGKFVVLLLVQIFTAGMVNSYTGDRKQALIILAYSVGITLLFVLFSTYVIPFDIVWIQLFLCAMLIGFLVYQGLRTRFRNYFLISIFSLGSIAFFYSADYVLNHVMEPHQRVRINVLLGLDEDLAGAGYNVHQSEIAIGSGGLQGKGFLNGTQTKLKFVPEQDTDFIFCTVGEEEGFLGSAGVLLLFLALILRLMHLAERQPYKFGRIYGYCVLSVFLFHLFINVGMVLGLTPVIGIPLPFFSYGGSSLWGFTILLFIFLRIDAGRNLVRS from the coding sequence ATGATCGATAATAAACAACCTAGTGTGCTTGCTTCACTTGACTGGTGGACGATAGGTATTTATCTGGCACTCCTCATCTTCGGATGGGTGAGCGTCTGTGGAGCCAGCTATAACTATGGTGACAACGAGATATTCAGTCTGGGTGCCCGCTCGGGTATGCAGATTATATGGATTGGCACATCCATAGCACTGGGATTGGTAATCCTGCTGCTTGATGACCGGTTTTACGATACCTTCTCGTATGTCATCTATGGTGTCCTGATACTCTTGCTCTTTGCTACGATATTCAATCCGCATAGCATCAAGGGTTCCCACTCCTGGCTGGTGTTGGGACCGCTCCGACTGCAACCGGCTGAGTTTGGTAAGTTTGCTACGGCTCTGGCGGTAGCCAAGTTTATGTCAAGCTATGGTTTCAGTATGCAGAACCTGAAGCATTTCATGGCAGCCGTAGGCATTATCGTTCTGCCGATGCTCTGTATCGTAGGTCAGCGCGAAACGGGTTCTGCCCTGGTTTATCTTTCATTCTTCCTCATGCTTTACCGCGAAGGAATGCCGGGTGCCATTCTCTTTACCGGCGTGTCGATGGTGGCTTACTTCGTAGTGGGTGTGAAGTATGAGAACGTGATGATGTGGGATACCTATACTTCTGTGGGTAAGTTTGTCGTGCTTCTGCTGGTGCAGATTTTTACGGCTGGCATGGTGAACTCCTATACGGGCGACAGGAAACAGGCACTGATAATCCTTGCCTATTCGGTAGGCATTACGCTGCTCTTCGTGCTCTTTTCTACCTATGTCATTCCGTTCGACATTGTGTGGATCCAGCTCTTCCTGTGTGCTATGCTCATCGGATTCCTGGTTTATCAGGGACTGAGAACCCGGTTCCGGAATTACTTCCTCATCTCCATCTTTTCGTTGGGAAGTATCGCTTTCTTCTATTCTGCCGATTATGTGCTGAATCATGTGATGGAACCTCATCAGAGAGTGCGTATCAACGTACTGCTGGGACTGGATGAAGATTTGGCTGGTGCGGGATATAACGTGCATCAGAGTGAGATTGCCATTGGTTCCGGCGGACTTCAGGGAAAAGGTTTCCTCAATGGAACGCAGACCAAACTGAAGTTCGTGCCTGAGCAGGATACAGACTTTATCTTCTGTACGGTAGGCGAGGAGGAAGGTTTCCTCGGTTCAGCAGGCGTGCTGCTGCTTTTCCTGGCTTTGATATTGCGGTTGATGCATCTGGCTGAGCGGCAACCTTATAAATTCGGGCGTATCTACGGCTATTGTGTCCTGTCGGTATTCCTCTTCCACCTTTTTATTAATGTGGGAATGGTGCTGGGTTTAACACCGGTTATCGGTATTCCGCTACCGTTCTTCAGTTATGGTGGCAGTTCGTTATGGGGATTTACCATCCTTCTTTTCATCTTCTTGAGAATTGATGCGGGAAGGAACTTAGTGAGAAGTTAA
- the mrdA gene encoding penicillin-binding protein 2 — MLDYNLEKRRFVISGVAIAIVVIYMIRLFTLQIMSDDYKKNADSNAFLKHIEFPARGAIYDRNGKLLVYNQPSYDLMVVMNEESGRLDTMDFCNSLGITKEFFIKRMNDIKDRSKNPGYSRYTQQLFMGQLSDRDFSVFQEKMFRFPGFYVQKRTVREYTYPYAAHVLGDVGEVSQSDIEDDDYYQAGDYIGKLGIEKFYEKQLRGEKGVKIMLRDAHGRIQGSYQNGKLDQKPVAGKDLTLGLDVKLQALGERLLQGKIGSIVAIDPRTGDVLAMVSSPSYDPRRLVGRNRGKMHKWLSHNPWKPLLNRSIQGQYPPGSTFKTSQALTYLTEGIITPGTAFPCNHGFSYKGLHVGCHGHPSPISLVDAISTSCNGYFCWGLYYMIGNRKKYGSVQNAMTVWKNYMVSMGFGYKLGIDLPGEKRGLIPNAQFYDKAYNGSWNGLTVISISIGQGEVNLTPLQIANLGATIANRGYYYVPHVVRKVKGEPLDTLYTRRHYTKASRRAYNYVVAGMRSSALKGTCKLLGRYDFEACGKTGTAQNRGHDHSVFMGFAPMNNPKIAIAVYVENGGWGADYGVPIGGLMMEQYLKGKLSPDSERRAAEMQARRIAYGLSSR; from the coding sequence ATGTTGGATTACAATCTTGAAAAACGTAGATTCGTTATCAGTGGAGTGGCCATAGCTATTGTGGTCATTTACATGATTCGTCTGTTTACGCTTCAGATTATGAGCGACGACTACAAGAAGAATGCCGACAGTAATGCCTTCTTGAAGCATATTGAGTTTCCCGCCCGTGGTGCCATTTACGACCGTAATGGTAAGCTGCTGGTGTATAATCAGCCGTCTTACGATCTGATGGTGGTCATGAACGAGGAGAGCGGCAGGCTTGATACGATGGATTTCTGTAATTCGCTGGGTATCACGAAAGAGTTTTTTATCAAGCGAATGAACGATATCAAGGACCGCTCTAAGAACCCGGGCTATTCGCGCTATACCCAGCAGCTCTTTATGGGACAGCTGAGCGACCGGGATTTCAGTGTGTTCCAGGAGAAGATGTTCCGATTCCCCGGTTTCTATGTCCAGAAACGTACCGTCAGAGAATATACCTACCCTTATGCAGCCCATGTGCTGGGTGATGTGGGTGAGGTTTCGCAAAGCGATATTGAAGATGATGACTACTATCAGGCTGGTGACTATATCGGAAAACTGGGTATCGAGAAGTTTTATGAGAAGCAGCTGCGTGGTGAGAAGGGTGTGAAGATCATGCTGAGAGATGCCCACGGAAGAATACAGGGTAGCTATCAGAATGGTAAACTCGACCAGAAACCTGTGGCAGGAAAGGACTTGACGCTGGGATTGGATGTCAAGTTGCAAGCCTTGGGCGAACGTCTGCTCCAGGGTAAAATCGGCAGTATCGTTGCCATTGATCCTAGAACGGGCGATGTGCTGGCTATGGTTTCTTCTCCTTCTTACGATCCAAGACGTCTGGTGGGTAGAAACCGCGGCAAGATGCACAAGTGGCTCTCGCATAATCCTTGGAAACCGCTCCTGAACCGTAGTATTCAGGGTCAGTATCCTCCGGGTTCTACCTTTAAGACCAGTCAGGCGCTGACCTATCTTACTGAAGGTATCATCACACCGGGAACAGCATTCCCGTGTAATCATGGTTTCTCTTATAAGGGTCTGCATGTAGGCTGTCATGGTCACCCGTCGCCTATTTCGCTGGTTGATGCCATCAGTACCTCTTGTAACGGTTACTTCTGTTGGGGTCTTTACTATATGATAGGTAACCGCAAGAAGTATGGCAGCGTACAGAATGCGATGACCGTATGGAAAAATTATATGGTGAGCATGGGATTCGGATATAAGTTGGGCATCGACTTGCCTGGCGAGAAACGCGGTCTGATTCCGAATGCACAGTTCTATGATAAGGCTTACAATGGTTCATGGAACGGACTGACGGTAATCAGTATTTCTATCGGTCAGGGTGAGGTTAACCTCACGCCGTTGCAGATAGCCAACCTGGGTGCTACCATTGCCAACAGGGGATACTATTATGTGCCTCATGTAGTGAGAAAGGTGAAGGGAGAACCGCTTGATACGCTCTATACCCGACGCCATTATACCAAGGCTTCCCGACGGGCTTACAACTATGTGGTAGCCGGTATGAGAAGTTCGGCGCTGAAGGGAACCTGTAAGCTGCTCGGCCGCTACGATTTCGAAGCTTGCGGCAAGACGGGTACGGCACAGAACCGTGGCCATGACCACTCTGTATTCATGGGCTTTGCTCCGATGAACAACCCGAAGATTGCCATTGCCGTGTATGTAGAGAATGGTGGTTGGGGTGCTGACTATGGTGTGCCTATCGGCGGTCTGATGATGGAACAGTATCTCAAGGGTAAGTTATCTCCTGATTCTGAGCGCAGGGCTGCAGAGATGCAGGCTCGTAGAATCGCCTACGGATTAAGCAGTAGATAG
- a CDS encoding gliding motility lipoprotein GldH has protein sequence MKKTVYFIVLTAIVHILSACSGSTVYDEYAHTPIAGWEKNDTLSFEVSPLLEPGHYKQSLGLRITGAYPFMGLTLIVEQTVYHQNRKIPGECKIDTVNCQLIDNNGVSKGQGISYYQYNFPINIYQMHQGDSIHVAIRHDMKREILPGVSDIGIKISKIQ, from the coding sequence ATGAAAAAGACTGTTTATTTCATCGTTTTGACAGCGATCGTTCACATTCTCTCTGCCTGCAGCGGTTCGACCGTATACGATGAGTATGCCCATACACCGATTGCAGGATGGGAGAAGAACGACACCCTATCATTCGAAGTATCACCTCTACTCGAGCCCGGGCATTACAAACAAAGCTTAGGACTTCGCATTACAGGTGCCTATCCGTTCATGGGACTTACGCTCATCGTAGAACAGACGGTTTATCACCAAAACAGAAAGATACCTGGCGAATGCAAGATAGATACGGTAAACTGCCAGCTGATTGACAACAACGGCGTGAGCAAAGGACAGGGTATCAGCTACTATCAGTATAACTTCCCTATCAACATCTATCAGATGCATCAGGGCGATTCCATACACGTAGCCATCAGACATGATATGAAAAGAGAAATCCTGCCCGGTGTGAGTGACATCGGCATCAAGATTTCCAAGATACAATAA
- the ricT gene encoding PSP1 domain-containing protein, giving the protein MKFRMCNGCDRGLCAKGVGRQDRQLNTYDWLADVPGNAESTDLVEVQFKNTRKGYYHNVNNLDLKKGDIVAVEANPGHDIGVVTLTGRLVKLQIKKANLKSQDDIKRIYRIAKQVDLDKCKEAKSREHGTMIQSRQIAKDLGLKMKIGDVEYQGDGNKAIFYYIADERVDFRQLIKVLADTFHVRIEMKQIGARQEAGRIGGTGPCGRELCCATWMKNFISVSTNAARYQDISLNPQKLAGMCAKLKCCLNYEVDSYVEASRKLPPKDAVLQTADGDFHQFKVDILAGLITYSSDKNLASNLETISIERAKAIIEMNRQGEKPLSLLEDGKAKPVAKPVDLLAEADLSRFDKAKKKKKKNNKNKGPRQQEGDNKPQKNENRAQNGDNKPQKNEGKPNNQRRDNRNQGNHPKGDNRQPRNDRRPNKGNKPQNGNKPQGGNKPQGNNAPQNGNKPQGNNIPQGGNKLQGNNAPQGNNAPQE; this is encoded by the coding sequence ATGAAATTCAGGATGTGTAACGGCTGCGACCGTGGTCTGTGCGCTAAGGGCGTAGGAAGACAGGACAGACAGCTCAACACATACGACTGGCTTGCCGATGTACCCGGCAATGCTGAAAGTACTGACCTCGTGGAGGTACAGTTCAAGAATACCCGTAAGGGATATTACCACAATGTGAATAACCTCGACCTGAAGAAGGGCGATATAGTGGCGGTAGAGGCTAACCCGGGTCACGACATCGGTGTGGTTACGCTGACCGGAAGACTGGTAAAACTCCAGATTAAGAAGGCAAACCTCAAGTCGCAGGATGATATCAAGCGTATCTACCGTATCGCCAAACAGGTGGATCTTGACAAATGCAAGGAGGCTAAGAGCCGTGAACACGGCACCATGATTCAGAGCCGCCAGATTGCCAAAGATCTCGGACTGAAGATGAAAATAGGTGATGTAGAATATCAGGGAGACGGCAACAAGGCTATCTTCTATTACATCGCTGACGAACGTGTGGACTTCCGCCAGCTCATCAAGGTTCTTGCCGATACCTTCCATGTACGCATTGAGATGAAACAGATCGGTGCACGACAGGAAGCAGGCCGCATCGGTGGAACGGGTCCTTGCGGCAGAGAACTCTGCTGCGCTACCTGGATGAAGAACTTCATCAGCGTTAGCACCAATGCAGCACGCTACCAGGACATCTCTCTGAATCCTCAGAAACTTGCCGGTATGTGCGCCAAACTGAAGTGCTGTCTCAACTACGAAGTAGACAGCTATGTAGAGGCTAGCAGAAAGTTACCTCCTAAGGATGCCGTACTGCAGACTGCCGACGGTGATTTCCATCAGTTCAAGGTGGATATCCTGGCAGGTCTTATCACCTACTCTTCTGACAAGAACCTTGCTTCCAACCTCGAAACCATCAGCATCGAGCGTGCCAAGGCTATCATCGAAATGAACCGTCAGGGCGAGAAGCCATTGAGTCTGCTGGAAGACGGTAAGGCAAAACCTGTAGCCAAGCCAGTCGACCTGCTTGCCGAAGCTGATTTGAGCCGCTTTGACAAGGCTAAGAAAAAGAAGAAGAAGAACAATAAGAATAAGGGACCTCGTCAGCAGGAGGGAGACAACAAGCCTCAGAAGAACGAGAACCGCGCGCAGAATGGCGACAACAAACCTCAGAAGAATGAAGGCAAGCCAAACAACCAGCGCCGCGACAACCGTAATCAGGGCAATCATCCTAAGGGTGACAACCGCCAGCCAAGAAACGACAGACGACCTAACAAGGGCAACAAGCCGCAGAATGGCAACAAACCACAGGGTGGCAACAAGCCGCAAGGCAATAATGCCCCTCAGAATGGCAACAAGCCTCAAGGCAATAATATCCCGCAGGGTGGAAACAAGCTACAAGGCAATAATGCTCCACAAGGCAATAACGCCCCACAAGAATAA
- the mreD gene encoding rod shape-determining protein MreD, whose protein sequence is MSIDLVKRLATFVVLVLVQGLVFNHIHLFNCATPLLYIIMVLHFRRNHPKWAVLLWCFMMGLCVDVFANTPGVAAASMTAVGLLQPYLFELFVPRDSADDLEPSMRSIGVGAYCWYVFFIILVYNLLFFTLETFNFFNWVHWLECIGGSTVITYILVMATESFRK, encoded by the coding sequence ATGAGTATAGATTTAGTGAAAAGACTAGCTACCTTTGTGGTGCTCGTGCTGGTACAGGGATTGGTGTTTAATCATATTCATCTATTCAATTGTGCCACCCCCTTGCTGTATATCATTATGGTACTGCATTTCCGTCGCAACCATCCTAAATGGGCGGTGTTATTGTGGTGCTTTATGATGGGGCTTTGTGTGGACGTATTTGCCAATACGCCAGGTGTTGCAGCAGCTTCGATGACTGCCGTAGGACTGCTACAACCTTATTTGTTTGAACTTTTCGTACCGCGTGACAGCGCCGACGATCTGGAACCGTCCATGCGTTCTATCGGCGTAGGTGCATATTGCTGGTACGTATTCTTCATCATTCTCGTTTATAATCTATTGTTCTTTACACTCGAAACATTCAATTTCTTTAATTGGGTTCACTGGTTGGAATGTATAGGCGGAAGTACGGTTATCACTTATATATTGGTGATGGCGACAGAAAGTTTCAGAAAGTAA
- a CDS encoding rod shape-determining protein, with the protein MGFFSFIQEIAMDLGTANTIIISDDKIVVDEPSVVALDRRTDKMIAVGEKAKMMYEKTHDNIRTIRPLRDGVIADFTACEQMMRGLIKMVHTGSRLFSPSLRMVIGVPSGSTEVELRAVRDSAEHADGRDVYLIFEPMAAAIGIGIDVEAPEGNMIVDIGGGSTEIAVISLGGIVSNNSIRTAGDDLTADIQEYMSRQHNVKVSERMAERIKIHVGSALTDLGDEAPEDFIVHGPNRITALPMEVPVCYQEIAHCLDKTVAKIENAVLSALENTPPELYADIVKNGIWLSGGGALLRGLDKRLQDKINIPFHIAEDPLHSVAKGAGIALKNVDRFSFLMR; encoded by the coding sequence ATGGGATTTTTTTCATTTATTCAGGAAATCGCAATGGACTTGGGTACAGCCAATACCATCATTATCAGTGATGATAAGATTGTAGTGGATGAACCTTCTGTTGTAGCCCTTGACCGCCGCACCGACAAGATGATTGCTGTGGGCGAGAAGGCTAAGATGATGTACGAGAAGACTCATGATAATATCCGTACTATCAGACCATTGCGTGATGGCGTGATTGCCGACTTTACTGCCTGTGAGCAGATGATGCGTGGATTGATTAAGATGGTTCATACGGGTAGCCGTCTCTTCTCTCCTTCACTCCGTATGGTTATCGGTGTACCTTCTGGTTCTACCGAGGTTGAGCTTCGTGCTGTGCGCGACTCTGCCGAGCATGCCGACGGACGTGATGTATATTTGATTTTTGAGCCAATGGCTGCCGCTATCGGTATCGGTATCGATGTTGAGGCTCCAGAGGGTAATATGATTGTTGATATAGGTGGTGGTTCTACCGAAATCGCTGTCATCTCATTGGGTGGTATCGTATCGAACAACTCAATCCGTACAGCCGGTGACGACCTTACTGCCGATATCCAGGAATATATGAGCCGTCAGCACAACGTGAAGGTTTCTGAGCGTATGGCTGAGCGTATCAAGATTCATGTGGGTTCAGCTCTGACCGATCTGGGTGATGAGGCTCCAGAAGATTTCATCGTGCATGGTCCTAACCGTATTACAGCGTTGCCTATGGAGGTACCTGTATGCTACCAGGAGATTGCTCACTGTCTGGATAAGACCGTGGCAAAGATTGAGAACGCTGTGCTCTCAGCATTGGAGAACACACCTCCTGAGCTCTATGCCGATATCGTGAAGAATGGTATCTGGCTCTCTGGTGGTGGTGCTTTGCTCCGCGGTCTCGACAAGCGTTTGCAGGATAAGATCAATATCCCATTCCACATCGCAGAAGATCCATTGCACAGTGTTGCCAAGGGTGCTGGTATTGCGTTGAAGAATGTAGACCGTTTCTCATTCTTGATGAGATAA